One genomic segment of Cerasicoccus sp. TK19100 includes these proteins:
- the ilvB gene encoding biosynthetic-type acetolactate synthase large subunit: MKTESVVNFPPQDEQGPAMKGADVLVACLEREGVDVVFAYPGGASMELHQALTRAKNIRTILPRHEQGGGFMAHGYARSTGKAGVCMATSGPGATNLVTCIADAYMDSIPLIAITGQVFQEFIGKSAFQETDFFGMTLPIVKHSFLVLEAEELPMIVKKAFEIATTGRPGPVVIDIPKDVQQKIWEPVFPAEVEIPGMIPVPHASDEELLQVLKKLETSKQPALYIGGGIISSESTPELREFAELTGAPVASTLMGLGAFPADHHQSLYWFGMHGTVAGNWAVCDSDVLVTLGARFDDRITGTVSKFAPDAHIIHFDIDKSEFNKNKFAHQTIYTDVKYALTRMIELIKAGQFKKPDLSEWFATIDQWKKDHPYPFHYKPSEHILQQDAIKTLFEVTKGEAIIATGVGQHQMWAPQYYHISEPRTFISSLGLGTMGFGYPAALGAAVAHPDKVVVDIDGDGSFLMNVQEMATAKIEKINAKILLLNNQHLGMVVQWEDRFYDGVRGHTILGDPNNIGGPDNLEAIYPDYVTVAQGFGIPAKRVHKKEDLKAAIEEMINTPGPFLLDVIVPYTEHVLPFIPQKKSAKEILTD; encoded by the coding sequence ATGAAAACCGAATCAGTCGTTAACTTCCCGCCACAGGATGAGCAAGGTCCCGCCATGAAAGGTGCTGACGTGCTTGTCGCTTGCCTTGAGCGTGAGGGTGTCGACGTCGTCTTCGCATATCCGGGCGGCGCTTCGATGGAATTGCACCAAGCCCTGACCCGCGCCAAGAACATCCGCACCATTCTCCCTCGCCACGAACAAGGCGGCGGCTTCATGGCGCACGGCTATGCCCGCTCCACTGGCAAGGCCGGCGTTTGTATGGCCACCTCCGGCCCCGGCGCGACCAACCTCGTCACCTGCATTGCCGATGCCTACATGGACTCGATCCCTCTGATCGCCATTACTGGCCAGGTGTTCCAGGAGTTCATTGGCAAGAGCGCCTTCCAGGAGACCGACTTTTTCGGCATGACCCTGCCGATCGTAAAGCACAGCTTCCTCGTCCTCGAGGCCGAAGAGCTGCCCATGATCGTCAAGAAAGCCTTTGAAATCGCCACCACCGGCCGCCCTGGCCCGGTCGTGATCGATATTCCCAAGGACGTTCAGCAAAAAATCTGGGAGCCCGTTTTCCCGGCGGAAGTGGAAATCCCCGGCATGATCCCGGTTCCCCACGCCTCGGACGAAGAGCTGCTCCAAGTCCTCAAGAAGCTGGAAACCAGCAAGCAACCCGCGCTTTACATCGGCGGCGGCATCATCTCCTCGGAGTCGACTCCCGAGCTGCGTGAATTTGCCGAGCTGACCGGTGCGCCCGTTGCCTCCACCTTGATGGGCCTCGGTGCCTTCCCTGCAGACCACCACCAGAGCCTTTACTGGTTCGGCATGCATGGCACCGTGGCGGGTAATTGGGCCGTGTGCGACAGCGACGTCCTCGTGACTCTCGGTGCCCGCTTCGATGACCGCATCACCGGCACCGTTTCCAAGTTTGCGCCCGATGCGCACATCATCCACTTCGACATCGACAAGAGCGAGTTCAACAAGAACAAGTTCGCGCACCAGACGATCTACACCGACGTCAAATACGCGCTGACCCGCATGATTGAGCTCATCAAGGCCGGGCAGTTCAAAAAGCCCGACCTGAGTGAGTGGTTCGCCACGATTGACCAATGGAAGAAGGATCACCCGTATCCCTTCCACTACAAGCCGAGCGAGCACATCCTCCAGCAGGACGCGATTAAGACGCTGTTCGAAGTCACCAAGGGTGAGGCCATTATCGCCACCGGCGTGGGCCAGCACCAGATGTGGGCACCGCAGTATTACCACATCAGTGAGCCGCGCACCTTCATCAGCTCCCTTGGCCTCGGTACGATGGGCTTTGGCTACCCGGCCGCGCTCGGTGCCGCCGTTGCCCACCCGGACAAGGTCGTGGTCGACATCGACGGCGACGGCTCCTTCCTGATGAACGTTCAGGAAATGGCCACCGCCAAGATTGAGAAGATCAACGCCAAGATTTTGCTCCTCAACAACCAGCACCTCGGCATGGTGGTGCAGTGGGAAGACCGCTTCTACGACGGCGTTCGCGGCCACACCATCCTTGGTGACCCGAACAACATCGGCGGCCCGGACAACCTGGAAGCCATTTACCCGGACTACGTCACCGTGGCTCAGGGCTTCGGCATCCCAGCCAAGCGCGTCCACAAGAAGGAAGACCTCAAGGCAGCGATCGAAGAAATGATCAACACGCCCGGGCCCTTCCTGCTCGACGTCATCGTGCCCTACACCGAGCACGTGCTGCCGTTCATCCCACAGAAGAAGTCCGCCAAGGAAATCCTCACCGACTAG
- a CDS encoding type II toxin-antitoxin system Phd/YefM family antitoxin: MKSITATSARSDLYRLIDTANDTHEPVQITGKRGSAVLVAEEDWRAIQETLHLLSVPGMRESIIEGMREPVDECSREIDL, from the coding sequence ATGAAATCGATAACGGCAACTTCGGCGCGTTCTGACCTGTATCGCCTGATCGATACGGCCAACGACACGCATGAGCCGGTTCAGATCACTGGTAAGCGCGGCAGTGCCGTTTTGGTTGCGGAGGAAGATTGGCGGGCTATTCAGGAAACGCTGCACTTGCTGAGCGTTCCCGGGATGCGCGAGTCGATCATCGAAGGCATGCGTGAACCGGTTGACGAATGCAGCCGGGAGATTGACCTGTGA
- a CDS encoding Txe/YoeB family addiction module toxin, which produces MSYTLVYTRQARKDAKKLKGTPLAEKAKELLAVIAENPFVEPPPYESLVGDLKGAYSRRINIQHRLVYQVLEEAKTVKVLRLWTHYE; this is translated from the coding sequence GTGAGCTACACGCTGGTCTACACCCGGCAGGCGCGAAAGGACGCCAAAAAGCTGAAAGGCACGCCATTGGCGGAAAAAGCCAAAGAATTGTTGGCCGTCATCGCGGAAAATCCCTTTGTCGAACCGCCGCCTTATGAATCATTGGTAGGCGACTTGAAAGGTGCCTACTCGCGGCGTATTAACATCCAGCACCGCTTGGTTTATCAGGTGCTTGAAGAAGCAAAAACCGTCAAAGTCCTGCGTCTTTGGACGCACTATGAGTAA
- a CDS encoding NAD(P)-dependent oxidoreductase: MKKVCIVGASGKLGQYMITHCLERGYEVVGVCRPESVGKLDAVKERITIIPGRTNDRAVIEKAVAGCDGVLVVLVPWGVDDYSSGTAQAVMDFAEPGARLIFSCGWHITKDGKDQFSLLFRVFIAVVTWGARLVKFADINDQVEACRRIFASDTRWTVVRGSDLEEGESEGLPVWSPHVGDAILKSNRTRRIDFALFMVAALEDDSLIHEAPAIVSCQSASALAHR, from the coding sequence ATGAAAAAAGTCTGCATCGTTGGTGCCTCGGGGAAGCTCGGGCAATACATGATCACGCATTGCCTGGAGCGGGGCTATGAAGTCGTCGGCGTGTGCCGGCCGGAGAGCGTGGGCAAGCTCGATGCGGTTAAGGAACGCATTACCATCATTCCGGGCCGGACTAATGACCGCGCGGTGATCGAAAAAGCGGTTGCTGGCTGCGACGGCGTGCTGGTGGTGCTGGTGCCGTGGGGCGTGGATGATTATTCCTCGGGCACGGCGCAGGCGGTGATGGATTTTGCCGAGCCTGGCGCACGGCTGATTTTCTCCTGCGGCTGGCACATTACCAAGGATGGTAAGGACCAGTTTTCCTTGCTCTTCAGAGTGTTCATCGCGGTTGTCACTTGGGGGGCGCGGCTGGTGAAATTTGCGGACATCAATGACCAAGTCGAGGCCTGCCGTCGCATCTTTGCCAGTGACACGCGTTGGACCGTTGTGCGCGGCAGTGATTTGGAGGAGGGCGAGAGCGAGGGGCTGCCGGTCTGGTCGCCGCACGTAGGCGACGCCATTCTCAAGAGTAACCGCACGCGCCGCATCGACTTCGCGTTGTTCATGGTCGCCGCGCTGGAGGACGATTCGCTGATCCACGAAGCCCCGGCGATTGTCAGTTGTCAATCGGCGTCGGCGCTGGCGCATCGTTGA
- a CDS encoding TIGR00282 family metallophosphoesterase — MRILFIGDIVGKPGRNFVKAQLKVLREELELDFVVANGENAAAGSGITGAIAGEILDAGVDGITLGDHVWDQRGFVDEIDSLRSVCRPANLPAENPGRTHLILESNGFKLGVFTVLGRTFMKTNADCPFRCADHQIGELHAQCDAILAEIHAETTSEKVAMGWYLDGRAQMVVGTHTHIPTGDATILTRGTAYHTDAGMTGPYESILGREIQPIVLRFLDGLPRVWPVASNDVRICGTLVDIDVEQGIATKCEQFTLRAR, encoded by the coding sequence ATGCGAATTTTATTCATCGGCGATATCGTCGGAAAGCCCGGGCGCAACTTTGTCAAAGCCCAGCTCAAGGTGCTCCGGGAGGAGCTGGAACTCGACTTCGTCGTCGCCAATGGTGAGAACGCTGCCGCCGGTTCCGGCATCACTGGAGCCATCGCGGGGGAGATCCTTGATGCGGGGGTAGACGGCATTACGCTGGGCGACCACGTGTGGGACCAGCGCGGATTTGTGGATGAAATTGACTCGTTGCGCAGCGTCTGCCGTCCGGCGAATTTACCCGCGGAAAACCCCGGCCGCACGCACCTCATTTTAGAAAGCAACGGCTTCAAGCTGGGCGTCTTCACCGTGCTCGGTCGGACCTTTATGAAGACCAATGCGGACTGCCCGTTCCGCTGCGCCGACCACCAAATCGGCGAGCTGCACGCCCAGTGCGACGCGATCCTGGCCGAAATCCACGCCGAAACGACCTCAGAAAAAGTCGCCATGGGCTGGTATCTCGACGGACGCGCGCAAATGGTTGTGGGCACGCACACGCACATCCCTACAGGTGACGCGACGATCCTTACACGGGGCACTGCCTACCACACGGACGCTGGCATGACGGGCCCCTACGAGAGCATTCTGGGCCGCGAAATCCAGCCCATCGTCCTGCGCTTCCTCGACGGGCTGCCCCGCGTTTGGCCGGTGGCGAGCAACGACGTGCGAATTTGCGGAACTTTGGTGGATATCGATGTCGAACAAGGCATCGCCACCAAGTGCGAGCAGTTCACCCTGCGCGCCCGCTAG
- a CDS encoding HEAT repeat domain-containing protein, whose protein sequence is MALAAPLFAQSNGFDRSMLPPELLPQPRLSAQEQETINRAMQDLQSDNPEIRAGAAMLLGKYHAPVAKAAVIDALDDPSARVRRAALVSIAEWRHGLPSDAVEPILMHIADEDVEVRRMVSSMSPQLMSIWRTSRMIRPDLKNRPMNPAVREALQRAFQDEDAVVRRNMLINFNNLNLRIEPEVFIALLSDPDRGVRLDAIPLAIAYAEPRDWQAPAQKIVEGDDATALQRLTAELGRRGSEEGLELLQQIAASDNTEIAAEAHLALFRWTGAPYELDWLIKALAADRLSQDQGQRLIQSLRGYRELATPLAPTLTELKSSVLRAEAVRLFLNLNLAEQYPEITQRLLSDSSQEIRTMAVTHFYARADLVTDDLVVSLLDNPYPDVRASMVQLAIRQPPEQAENMLFDLMLDESVDVRIAAMEAISAMQFEGWTDVVAASLEDPDLAMQRSAVVILLRERQFPRRTEILRGYIEDNPKSPLAPRIRTELGGGKVIEIDMNKL, encoded by the coding sequence ATGGCTTTGGCTGCGCCACTTTTTGCGCAAAGTAATGGCTTTGACCGCTCCATGCTGCCGCCGGAGCTGCTGCCACAGCCGCGACTTTCCGCCCAGGAGCAGGAGACGATTAACCGCGCGATGCAGGACCTGCAATCGGACAATCCCGAGATTCGCGCCGGGGCCGCCATGCTGCTGGGCAAATATCATGCGCCAGTCGCCAAGGCCGCGGTTATCGACGCGCTGGACGACCCTAGCGCCCGCGTGCGCCGCGCGGCATTGGTCTCGATTGCGGAGTGGCGCCATGGCCTGCCGTCGGACGCCGTGGAGCCGATCCTGATGCACATTGCCGATGAGGATGTGGAGGTCCGCCGGATGGTTTCCTCGATGTCGCCCCAGCTGATGAGCATTTGGCGCACGTCGCGCATGATTCGGCCCGATCTGAAAAACCGGCCAATGAATCCCGCCGTGCGCGAGGCGCTGCAACGCGCTTTTCAGGACGAAGACGCCGTCGTGCGGCGCAACATGCTGATCAATTTCAACAACCTCAATCTGCGCATCGAGCCCGAGGTGTTTATTGCGCTGCTCAGCGATCCCGACCGGGGTGTCCGCCTGGATGCCATCCCGCTCGCCATTGCTTACGCCGAGCCCCGTGATTGGCAGGCACCGGCGCAGAAAATCGTGGAGGGCGATGACGCGACCGCGCTGCAGCGATTGACCGCCGAGCTGGGCCGCCGGGGTTCCGAAGAGGGGCTGGAGCTGCTGCAACAAATTGCTGCCAGCGACAATACCGAGATCGCCGCCGAGGCGCATCTGGCTTTGTTCCGCTGGACGGGTGCGCCTTATGAGCTGGACTGGCTGATCAAGGCGCTCGCTGCCGACCGCCTTTCGCAAGACCAGGGGCAGCGGCTGATCCAATCGCTGCGCGGCTATCGTGAACTCGCCACACCGCTGGCACCGACTTTAACAGAACTGAAAAGTTCCGTGCTGCGCGCCGAAGCAGTCCGGCTTTTTCTCAACCTGAATCTGGCTGAGCAATACCCGGAAATTACGCAGCGCTTGTTGAGTGATTCGAGCCAGGAAATCCGCACGATGGCGGTAACGCATTTTTACGCACGTGCGGACTTGGTGACCGATGACTTGGTGGTCTCGCTGCTCGATAATCCGTATCCGGATGTGCGAGCATCGATGGTGCAACTCGCGATTCGGCAACCACCGGAGCAGGCGGAAAACATGCTCTTCGACCTGATGCTGGATGAATCCGTCGATGTGCGCATTGCGGCGATGGAGGCGATCAGCGCCATGCAATTCGAGGGGTGGACGGATGTCGTTGCCGCTTCGTTGGAAGACCCCGATCTGGCCATGCAGCGCAGCGCGGTGGTGATACTTTTGCGCGAAAGGCAGTTCCCGCGCCGGACCGAAATCCTGCGCGGCTACATCGAGGACAACCCGAAAAGCCCACTCGCGCCGCGTATCCGCACCGAGCTGGGCGGCGGCAAAGTCATCGAGATCGACATGAACAAGCTTTAG
- a CDS encoding DNA cytosine methyltransferase: MSALTFYEFFAGGGMARMGLGPGWTPVFANDCDAKKNAAYRQNWGADEPLDSRLVQNVATRDLPGCADLAWASFPCQDLSLAGGGTGLAGERSGSFWAFWDLMSSLQKQARAPRCIVLENVGGLLTSHQGEDFRALADALGQGGYRFGALLMDAVDFLPQSRPRLFIVALHRNVAILEGLSSELPAQFHPVALQQAYARLSAKAQRNWVWWKLPKPPERSIDLADVIEAQPTGVDWHTPDETLSLLSMMHERHRDKLAAVQANRKATVGTIYRRTRIDNNGNRVQRAEVRFDGVAGCLRTPGGGSSRQTLIFVDGESVRTRLVSVREAARLMGLPDSYQLPARYNEGYHLIGDGVAVPVVRYLAAHLLEPLLGKITRPEAATIPA; the protein is encoded by the coding sequence ATGTCGGCGCTGACTTTCTACGAATTTTTCGCTGGTGGTGGTATGGCGCGTATGGGCTTGGGGCCGGGCTGGACACCTGTTTTTGCCAACGATTGCGACGCGAAAAAAAACGCAGCCTACCGCCAAAACTGGGGTGCTGATGAGCCGTTGGACAGCCGTCTGGTGCAGAATGTAGCCACGCGAGATTTGCCCGGATGCGCGGATTTAGCCTGGGCTTCGTTTCCTTGCCAGGATTTATCACTGGCAGGCGGAGGTACCGGGCTGGCGGGGGAGCGCTCGGGCTCATTCTGGGCGTTTTGGGATCTGATGTCTTCGCTTCAAAAGCAGGCCCGCGCGCCGCGCTGCATCGTGCTGGAGAACGTAGGCGGCCTGCTGACTTCTCACCAAGGCGAGGATTTCCGGGCGCTGGCCGATGCGCTCGGGCAGGGTGGATATCGCTTTGGTGCGTTGCTGATGGACGCCGTTGATTTTTTGCCGCAGTCGCGGCCGCGTTTGTTCATCGTGGCATTGCATCGGAATGTAGCAATTTTAGAGGGATTGAGCAGTGAGCTGCCCGCGCAGTTTCACCCGGTAGCCTTGCAGCAGGCATATGCGCGACTCAGTGCAAAGGCCCAGCGCAATTGGGTTTGGTGGAAATTGCCGAAGCCGCCTGAGCGCAGTATCGATTTGGCGGATGTGATCGAGGCTCAGCCAACGGGCGTTGATTGGCATACGCCGGACGAAACACTAAGCCTGCTTTCCATGATGCATGAGCGGCATCGCGACAAACTGGCCGCAGTGCAAGCGAACCGGAAGGCGACCGTGGGCACGATTTACCGGCGCACGCGCATCGATAATAACGGCAATCGCGTGCAGCGGGCCGAAGTGCGTTTTGACGGTGTGGCGGGCTGCCTGCGTACGCCGGGCGGTGGGTCGAGTCGACAGACCTTGATCTTTGTCGATGGCGAGTCGGTGCGCACGCGCTTGGTGTCCGTGCGTGAAGCGGCTCGCCTGATGGGGCTGCCCGACAGCTATCAACTGCCCGCGCGCTACAACGAAGGCTACCACTTGATCGGCGATGGCGTGGCGGTGCCGGTGGTGCGTTACTTGGCGGCACATTTGCTGGAGCCTTTGTTGGGAAAAATTACCCGGCCAGAGGCGGCTACGATTCCCGCTTAA
- the plsY gene encoding glycerol-3-phosphate 1-O-acyltransferase PlsY, which yields MNILAAIGALLVGYFLGSISFAVIIGKKHGVDILKEGSGNPGATNVKRVLGKKAGNACFALDALKGFAATLIPQFFVTDENTLAFAIIGLVGAILGHSFSVFIGFKGGKGVAVTMGGLLALAPLVLLCGLLIWVATFYTSRYVSLASIAFGISLPLLALMAGSDWLLIGFFAVLAVLIVVRHKSNIQRLLAGTENRFTKK from the coding sequence ATGAACATCCTCGCCGCCATTGGAGCTTTGCTCGTCGGGTATTTCCTCGGCTCAATCTCGTTTGCCGTCATCATCGGCAAAAAGCACGGCGTGGATATCCTCAAGGAAGGCAGCGGTAACCCCGGTGCCACCAACGTCAAGCGGGTCCTCGGCAAAAAGGCCGGCAATGCCTGCTTCGCGCTCGATGCACTCAAGGGTTTTGCCGCGACGCTGATCCCGCAGTTCTTCGTGACGGATGAGAACACGCTGGCCTTTGCCATCATCGGACTGGTTGGCGCGATTCTGGGGCACAGCTTCTCGGTGTTCATCGGCTTCAAGGGCGGCAAAGGCGTCGCCGTCACGATGGGCGGCTTGCTGGCGCTGGCACCCTTGGTCCTGCTCTGCGGCTTGCTCATTTGGGTGGCAACATTCTACACCTCGCGCTACGTCTCGCTGGCCTCGATCGCCTTCGGCATCAGCCTGCCCCTGCTCGCGCTCATGGCCGGCTCCGACTGGTTGTTGATCGGCTTCTTTGCCGTGCTCGCCGTGTTGATCGTCGTCCGCCACAAGAGCAACATTCAGCGCCTCCTCGCCGGGACGGAAAACCGTTTTACAAAGAAATAA
- the serA gene encoding phosphoglycerate dehydrogenase gives MKILVADKISPLGIEHFKQQPGAEVIVAWEVVPDWSPKKNPEQVTKLLAEHPDVEGIAVRSDTQVTAEVMAAAPKLKVVGRAGVGVDNVDIPAATERGVIVMNTPGGNTIATAELTFTHLLCGSRPIARADKEMKEGGFPRKSLPTGAELNQKVLGVCGLGRIGAEVSKRAQAFNMSVLAYDPYLTESRAETLGIKKVTLEEVFTQSDYITVHMPLTPETKYMIDEDAIAKMKDGVRLFNCARGGIIKEAALIAGLESGKVAAAGLDVFEDEPPAADSPLRKFDNVTLTPHLGASTTEAQESVGIEIAEQMVDALSGGMVRNAINMPSIDPKALEALKPYLNLGEKLGSFIQQLSKDTVEKLNITYYGKITKLDTTPLSRAIQRGYLGKISPNVNDVNSPSKLEQLGVEVTTTKSSVDANYTELIQVETVEVTGKVRKVAGTLFGKSQSPRIVSIDGHGVEVNTSGTLLVVKNKDVPGMVGFLGSVLGKDGVNIANLSLARDQGEGFAISVVELDSAPSEATQTEISNHEHIEKFKVIEL, from the coding sequence ATGAAAATCCTGGTCGCAGACAAAATCTCGCCTTTGGGCATCGAACATTTCAAGCAGCAGCCTGGCGCCGAAGTCATCGTTGCATGGGAAGTCGTGCCGGATTGGTCTCCGAAGAAAAACCCAGAGCAGGTAACCAAACTGCTGGCGGAGCATCCGGACGTGGAAGGCATCGCCGTTCGATCTGACACCCAGGTGACCGCTGAGGTCATGGCCGCAGCGCCCAAGCTCAAAGTCGTGGGCCGTGCCGGCGTTGGCGTCGACAACGTGGACATCCCCGCCGCCACCGAGCGCGGTGTGATCGTCATGAACACCCCCGGCGGTAACACCATTGCCACGGCAGAGTTGACCTTTACCCACCTGCTTTGCGGCAGCCGCCCAATTGCCCGCGCGGACAAGGAAATGAAGGAAGGCGGCTTCCCCCGCAAGAGCCTCCCCACCGGTGCAGAGCTCAACCAGAAAGTCCTCGGCGTTTGCGGTCTCGGCCGCATCGGTGCCGAAGTCTCCAAGCGCGCACAGGCCTTCAACATGTCCGTGCTCGCCTACGACCCCTATTTGACCGAAAGCCGCGCGGAAACCCTCGGTATTAAGAAGGTCACCCTCGAAGAAGTCTTTACTCAGTCGGACTACATCACGGTGCACATGCCGCTGACGCCCGAGACGAAATACATGATCGACGAGGACGCCATTGCCAAGATGAAGGACGGCGTGCGCCTCTTCAACTGCGCCCGTGGTGGCATCATCAAGGAAGCCGCGCTGATCGCCGGCCTCGAAAGCGGTAAGGTCGCCGCCGCCGGTCTGGACGTTTTTGAAGACGAGCCACCCGCCGCAGACAGCCCGCTGCGCAAGTTTGACAACGTCACGCTGACCCCGCACCTCGGTGCCTCCACCACCGAGGCCCAGGAAAGCGTCGGCATCGAAATCGCCGAACAAATGGTCGACGCACTCAGCGGCGGCATGGTTCGCAACGCGATCAATATGCCCTCGATCGACCCGAAGGCCCTCGAAGCCCTCAAGCCGTATCTCAACCTTGGCGAAAAGCTCGGCAGCTTCATCCAACAGCTGTCCAAGGACACCGTTGAAAAGCTCAACATCACTTACTACGGCAAGATCACCAAGCTGGACACCACGCCGCTCTCGCGCGCAATCCAGCGTGGCTACCTCGGTAAAATTTCGCCGAACGTCAACGACGTCAACTCGCCCAGCAAGCTGGAACAGCTCGGCGTGGAAGTCACCACGACCAAGAGCAGCGTCGACGCCAATTACACCGAGCTCATTCAGGTGGAAACCGTCGAAGTCACCGGCAAGGTCCGCAAGGTCGCCGGCACCCTCTTCGGCAAAAGCCAGAGCCCGCGCATCGTCTCCATTGACGGTCACGGCGTCGAGGTCAATACCTCCGGCACGCTGCTCGTCGTGAAGAACAAGGACGTCCCCGGTATGGTCGGCTTCCTCGGTTCCGTGCTTGGTAAGGACGGCGTCAACATCGCCAACCTCTCGCTGGCCCGTGACCAGGGCGAAGGCTTTGCCATCAGCGTGGTCGAGCTCGACAGTGCCCCTTCCGAGGCCACACAAACCGAGATCTCCAACCACGAGCACATCGAGAAGTTCAAGGTAATCGAGCTGTAA
- a CDS encoding tetratricopeptide repeat protein, protein MKQQYSNQTALLWLLLATLFLTACGGKDGPPDEASIQQAIAAANELVYENQIPLAIQRLEELEKQAPGNPQVIQALAFAYAKQPDAMMAALYFDQAFQLDPSNADLALYAAQAYLDSGNPKAAAKAYTDYLAKNPDDSAAWKALARAEFEQKHTQAALDAFLEAFRRNRQPPTHEEAALVGHLYHSLGNRAQATKWYMQALRPGGASADRLNAQLGLFEIALRDKQWPRAAELMDQIEKEFPGELANGPYANARTELRKWRSAQSALQGTIGQTVAEAPEIATTKEEKPATAPMTEEELLAASAAAPAVSASNVTVSDATGQSPAVTTPVAATPTESVSVATDEGVITPTASGDLVVADAGSPDTSASLGNVNDGPDLVMAKALPTPGGETIDLTAEMQAETEEAAPEMADDEGALEVADVEVATPPPGEVEVKEVKITRTPDGGVEVTTVDAEETADGSMAASEGRIEIDPPSPTMTASDRAKMAYEAEDYVTAVRFYREAMATDYRNPELAYDLSRAYYNNGQYREAEIYASEATRLAPNDVRYTLNYLRAIQRTHSRDALMRELVKAKERFPNSPDITLALGRAYEVIMGNTRNARFLYEEFVIMAPNHPRAGEIRTKLQTMP, encoded by the coding sequence ATGAAACAGCAATACAGCAACCAGACTGCCCTTCTTTGGCTTTTGCTGGCAACACTTTTTCTAACCGCTTGCGGTGGGAAAGATGGTCCGCCGGATGAAGCGTCGATTCAACAGGCCATTGCCGCCGCTAATGAGTTGGTTTACGAGAACCAAATTCCGTTGGCGATTCAGCGGCTGGAAGAGCTGGAGAAACAAGCGCCGGGAAACCCTCAGGTCATCCAGGCCCTGGCCTTTGCCTACGCGAAGCAGCCGGATGCGATGATGGCCGCGTTGTATTTCGATCAGGCGTTTCAGCTCGACCCGAGCAATGCCGACCTGGCCCTCTACGCGGCGCAGGCCTACCTCGACAGTGGCAACCCGAAGGCCGCGGCCAAGGCCTACACCGATTATTTAGCGAAAAACCCGGACGACTCCGCCGCCTGGAAGGCGCTGGCACGGGCAGAGTTTGAGCAAAAGCACACCCAGGCGGCGCTGGATGCCTTTCTGGAGGCTTTTCGCCGCAACCGCCAACCACCGACTCACGAAGAGGCGGCTCTGGTCGGGCATCTCTACCACTCGCTGGGTAATCGGGCGCAGGCCACCAAGTGGTATATGCAGGCGCTGCGGCCGGGTGGGGCGTCAGCCGATCGCCTGAATGCGCAACTGGGCTTGTTTGAAATCGCCTTGCGCGACAAGCAGTGGCCCCGCGCTGCTGAGCTGATGGACCAGATCGAAAAAGAATTTCCCGGAGAGCTCGCGAACGGTCCCTATGCGAATGCCCGCACGGAGCTTCGCAAGTGGCGCTCGGCGCAAAGTGCCCTGCAGGGGACGATCGGACAGACTGTGGCCGAAGCACCGGAAATCGCGACGACCAAGGAAGAAAAGCCTGCGACCGCGCCTATGACCGAGGAAGAGCTGCTGGCCGCCAGTGCTGCTGCTCCGGCCGTGTCGGCCTCCAATGTGACGGTTTCCGACGCTACCGGCCAAAGCCCGGCGGTAACGACTCCAGTTGCCGCAACGCCGACGGAATCGGTCTCCGTTGCCACGGATGAGGGCGTCATCACGCCTACAGCCTCGGGGGATCTGGTTGTCGCCGATGCGGGCTCACCCGATACCAGCGCGAGTTTGGGTAATGTTAATGACGGCCCCGACCTCGTCATGGCGAAAGCCTTGCCCACACCGGGCGGCGAAACGATCGACTTGACCGCAGAAATGCAGGCCGAAACCGAAGAAGCCGCCCCGGAAATGGCAGACGACGAAGGTGCCCTGGAGGTTGCCGATGTCGAAGTTGCAACGCCGCCTCCGGGCGAGGTCGAGGTCAAGGAAGTCAAAATTACGCGCACGCCGGATGGTGGCGTAGAGGTTACGACCGTGGATGCCGAGGAAACCGCCGACGGTAGCATGGCTGCCAGCGAAGGCCGTATTGAGATCGACCCGCCATCACCCACGATGACGGCCAGCGATCGGGCCAAGATGGCCTACGAGGCCGAAGACTACGTGACTGCGGTTCGTTTTTATCGCGAAGCGATGGCCACGGATTATCGCAACCCGGAGTTAGCCTACGATCTTTCGCGCGCCTATTATAATAACGGCCAATATCGGGAGGCGGAGATTTATGCTTCCGAGGCTACGCGGCTGGCACCCAACGACGTCCGCTATACCCTGAATTACCTGCGTGCGATCCAGCGAACTCACAGCCGTGACGCTCTCATGCGCGAACTCGTCAAGGCCAAGGAGCGATTCCCCAATAGCCCGGACATCACCCTCGCTCTGGGCCGTGCCTATGAGGTGATCATGGGCAATACCCGTAACGCACGTTTCCTCTACGAGGAGTTTGTGATCATGGCTCCCAATCATCCCCGTGCCGGGGAAATTCGCACAAAGCTGCAAACGATGCCGTAG